The following coding sequences are from one Oryzisolibacter sp. LB2S window:
- the pheT gene encoding phenylalanine--tRNA ligase subunit beta: protein MQFPESWLREFCNPPLTTQELADTLTMAGLEVEELAPVAPPFTKIVVGEIKDAQPHPNADRLRVCQVDVGAPEPLTIVCGAPNARVGIKVPCAMVGAELPPGEDGKPFLIKVGKLRGVESFGMLCSARELKLSEDHGGLLELPADAPLGQDIRQYLNLDDTLFTLKLTPNLAHCLSVYGIAREVAALTGAPLKAPEFPRVATAIDDRLPVRISATDLCGRFSGRVIRNVNMRAATPQWMVDRLARCGQRSVSPLVDISNYVMFEFGRPSHIFDLDKIHGGLDVRWGRAGESLKLLNGNTIGVDEKVGVIADDEAVESLAGIMGGDATAVSDDTRHIYVEAAFWWPEAVAGRSRRYNFSTDAGHRFERGVDPELTVEHIERITALIVEICGTSDTVCAPIDDQRANMPARNPVRMRVARAAKVIGMPLTQAQCVDALERLGLPVEQGEGEVTVVPPSFRFDLRLEEDLIEEVARVVGYHNLPTTAPLAPTSPKLRAEARRSSFAVRRELAALGYQETINFSFVEERWERELAGNEAPIRLLNPIASQLSVMRSSLLGSLLQVLKFNLDRKAGRVRVFELGRVFLRDASVPASDSTVAGYAQPMRVAGLAYGASDALQWGRKDKAVDFYDAKGDVEALLAPLKPRFELATHPALHPGRCARVLLDGQAIGFVGELHPQWRQSWDLPGAPVLFELKLDAVLQRQVPAFRAVAKRQLVERDIAVVVAERVTHDEVMGAIAAALPAQLLRSATLFDVFRPQPQRAGEGVPAGGLAQGEKSLAIRLSLGSDAEALTEAQIDSAVQTVLQALGQQTGARLR from the coding sequence ATGCAATTTCCCGAATCCTGGTTGCGTGAGTTCTGCAACCCGCCGCTGACCACCCAAGAGCTGGCCGACACCCTGACCATGGCCGGCCTGGAGGTCGAAGAGCTCGCGCCCGTGGCGCCGCCGTTCACCAAGATCGTCGTCGGCGAGATCAAGGACGCCCAGCCGCACCCCAACGCCGACCGCCTGCGCGTGTGCCAGGTCGATGTGGGCGCGCCCGAGCCGCTCACCATCGTCTGCGGCGCGCCCAATGCGCGCGTGGGCATCAAGGTGCCCTGCGCCATGGTGGGCGCCGAGCTGCCCCCGGGCGAGGATGGCAAGCCCTTTCTCATCAAGGTCGGCAAGCTGCGCGGCGTGGAGAGCTTTGGCATGCTGTGCTCGGCGCGCGAGCTCAAGCTCTCCGAGGACCATGGCGGCCTGCTCGAGCTGCCCGCCGACGCGCCGCTGGGCCAGGACATCCGCCAGTACCTGAATCTGGACGACACGCTGTTCACGCTGAAACTCACGCCCAACCTCGCGCATTGCCTGAGCGTCTACGGCATCGCGCGCGAGGTCGCCGCGCTCACCGGCGCGCCGCTCAAGGCGCCGGAGTTTCCCCGCGTCGCCACGGCCATCGACGACCGCCTGCCCGTGCGCATCAGTGCCACCGACCTGTGCGGGCGCTTCTCGGGCCGCGTGATCCGCAACGTCAACATGCGTGCGGCTACGCCCCAGTGGATGGTCGATCGCCTGGCGCGCTGCGGCCAGCGCAGCGTCTCGCCGCTGGTGGACATCTCCAACTACGTGATGTTCGAGTTCGGCCGCCCCTCGCACATCTTCGACCTCGACAAGATCCACGGCGGCCTGGATGTGCGCTGGGGCAGGGCGGGCGAATCGCTCAAGCTGCTCAACGGCAACACCATCGGCGTCGACGAGAAGGTCGGCGTGATCGCCGACGACGAGGCCGTGGAGTCGCTCGCCGGCATCATGGGTGGCGACGCCACGGCCGTGTCCGATGACACCCGCCACATCTATGTCGAGGCCGCCTTCTGGTGGCCCGAGGCCGTCGCCGGCCGCTCGCGCCGCTACAACTTCTCGACCGACGCCGGCCACCGCTTCGAGCGCGGCGTGGACCCCGAGCTCACCGTCGAGCATATCGAGCGCATCACCGCGCTCATCGTCGAGATCTGCGGCACGTCCGACACCGTCTGCGCGCCCATCGACGACCAGCGCGCCAACATGCCCGCCCGCAACCCCGTGCGCATGCGCGTGGCGCGCGCGGCCAAGGTCATCGGCATGCCGCTCACGCAGGCGCAATGCGTCGATGCACTCGAGCGCCTGGGACTGCCGGTAGAGCAGGGCGAGGGCGAGGTCACCGTGGTGCCGCCGTCCTTCCGCTTCGACCTGCGCCTCGAGGAGGATCTGATCGAGGAAGTGGCGCGCGTTGTGGGCTACCACAACCTGCCGACCACCGCGCCGCTCGCGCCCACCAGCCCCAAGCTGCGCGCCGAGGCGCGCCGCAGCAGCTTTGCCGTGCGCCGCGAGCTCGCCGCGCTCGGCTACCAGGAGACCATCAACTTCAGCTTCGTCGAGGAACGATGGGAGCGGGAGCTGGCCGGCAACGAAGCGCCGATTCGCCTGCTCAACCCCATCGCCAGCCAGCTGAGCGTGATGCGCTCGTCGCTGCTGGGCTCGCTCCTGCAGGTCCTGAAGTTCAACCTGGACCGCAAGGCCGGCCGCGTGCGCGTGTTCGAGCTCGGCCGCGTGTTCCTGCGCGACGCCAGCGTGCCGGCCAGCGACAGCACCGTGGCCGGCTATGCCCAGCCCATGCGCGTGGCGGGCCTGGCCTATGGCGCGTCGGATGCGCTGCAATGGGGGCGCAAGGACAAGGCCGTGGACTTCTACGATGCCAAGGGCGATGTCGAGGCGCTGCTGGCACCGCTGAAACCCCGCTTCGAGCTCGCCACCCACCCCGCGCTGCACCCGGGCCGCTGCGCACGCGTGCTGCTCGATGGCCAGGCCATAGGCTTCGTCGGCGAGCTGCACCCGCAGTGGCGCCAGTCCTGGGACCTGCCCGGTGCGCCGGTGCTGTTCGAGCTCAAGCTCGACGCCGTGCTGCAGCGCCAGGTGCCGGCCTTCCGCGCCGTCGCCAAGCGCCAGCTGGTCGAGCGCGACATCGCCGTGGTCGTCGCCGAGCGCGTCACCCACGACGAAGTGATGGGCGCCATTGCGGCGGCACTGCCCGCGCAGCTGTTGCGCTCGGCGACGCTGTTCGACGTGTTCCGCCCCCAGCCGCAGCGCGCAGGCGAGGGCGTGCCCGCGGGCGGCCTGGCCCAGGGCGAGAAAAGCCTTGCCATCCGCCTGTCCCTGGGCAGCGATGCAGAGGCACTCACCGAGGCGCAGATCGACAGCGCCGTACAAACCGTACTGCAGGCCCTGGGCCAACAGACTGGAGCGAGGTTGCGATGA
- the carA gene encoding glutamine-hydrolyzing carbamoyl-phosphate synthase small subunit, translating to MLSSLKTAFPPAILALADGTVFIGNSIGSAGTTVGEVVFNTAMTGYQEILTDPSYCQQIVTLTYPHIGNYGVNEEDMESAKVQAAGLIIRDLPLIASNFRMQQSLPQFLAAQGTVAIANIDTRKLTRLLREKGAQNGAIVGLAAGEEVTDERIAAAVDAARNAPSMAGLDLAKVVSTPTPYVWEQTEWQLGKGFGKVEAPRFHVVAYDFGVKRNILRMLAERGCKLTVVPAQTSAQEALALKPDGIFLSNGPGDPEPCTYAIEAARTFLASSMPVFGICLGHQIMALALGAQTFKMPHGHHGGNHPVKTLDSGHVCITSQNHGFAVEADSLPAHARATHVSLFDGTLQGLECTDRPAFSFQGHPEAAPGPNDIGHLFDRFIDSMAAASQEKK from the coding sequence GTGCTTTCGTCTCTCAAGACAGCTTTTCCGCCAGCCATCCTGGCGCTCGCAGACGGCACGGTCTTTATTGGCAATTCCATCGGTAGCGCCGGCACCACCGTCGGCGAAGTGGTGTTCAACACCGCCATGACGGGCTACCAGGAAATCCTCACGGATCCCAGCTACTGCCAGCAGATCGTCACCCTGACCTATCCCCACATCGGCAACTACGGTGTCAACGAAGAGGACATGGAGTCCGCCAAGGTGCAGGCGGCGGGCCTGATCATTCGCGACCTGCCGCTCATCGCGAGCAACTTCCGCATGCAGCAAAGCCTGCCGCAGTTTCTTGCCGCCCAGGGCACGGTGGCCATTGCCAACATCGATACCCGCAAGCTCACGCGCCTGCTGCGCGAGAAGGGGGCGCAGAACGGCGCCATCGTGGGCCTGGCCGCCGGTGAGGAGGTGACGGACGAGCGCATCGCCGCCGCCGTGGACGCCGCCCGCAATGCACCGAGCATGGCCGGCCTCGATCTGGCCAAGGTGGTCAGCACGCCCACCCCCTACGTCTGGGAGCAGACCGAGTGGCAACTCGGCAAGGGCTTCGGCAAGGTGGAGGCGCCACGCTTTCATGTGGTGGCCTATGACTTCGGCGTCAAGCGCAACATCCTGCGCATGCTGGCCGAGCGCGGCTGCAAGCTGACCGTGGTGCCGGCGCAGACCTCCGCCCAGGAGGCGCTGGCGCTCAAGCCCGATGGCATTTTCCTTTCCAACGGCCCTGGCGACCCGGAGCCCTGCACCTACGCCATCGAGGCCGCGCGCACCTTCCTGGCCAGTAGCATGCCGGTCTTCGGCATCTGCCTGGGGCATCAGATCATGGCCCTGGCGCTGGGGGCGCAGACCTTCAAGATGCCCCATGGCCACCATGGTGGCAACCACCCGGTGAAGACGCTGGACAGCGGCCATGTCTGCATCACCAGCCAGAACCATGGCTTTGCCGTGGAGGCTGATTCGCTGCCCGCGCACGCACGGGCCACCCATGTGAGCCTGTTCGACGGCACGCTGCAGGGCCTGGAGTGCACCGACCGCCCGGCCTTCAGCTTCCAGGGCCACCCCGAGGCCGCGCCCGGCCCCAACGACATCGGCCACCTGTTCGACCGCTTCATCGACTCCATGGCGGCGGCGAGCCAGGAGAAAAAATAA
- the infC gene encoding translation initiation factor IF-3, giving the protein MKTIATEFRDRRQREERKHRLNREIMAPEVRLSGPDNEPIGIVSLQEALRMAGDLDVDLVEIAATANPPVCRLMDYGKFKYQEQKKAAEAKAKQTVIDIKEVKFRPGTDDGDYNIKLRNIRRFLADGDKVKVTLRFRGREITHQELGLALLNRLRDDLADTIQVEQFPKLEGRQMVMMIAPARKKPGAKPAAEGAASAA; this is encoded by the coding sequence GTGAAAACCATCGCTACTGAATTTCGTGACCGTCGGCAGCGCGAGGAGCGCAAGCATCGCCTGAACCGGGAAATCATGGCGCCCGAAGTGCGCCTGTCTGGCCCTGACAACGAGCCCATTGGCATCGTCAGTCTGCAGGAAGCCCTGCGCATGGCGGGCGACCTGGATGTGGACCTGGTGGAGATTGCCGCCACGGCCAATCCGCCCGTCTGCCGCCTGATGGACTACGGCAAGTTCAAGTACCAGGAGCAGAAGAAGGCGGCCGAGGCCAAGGCCAAGCAGACGGTCATCGACATCAAGGAGGTCAAGTTCCGTCCTGGCACCGACGATGGCGACTACAACATCAAGCTGCGCAACATCCGCCGTTTTCTGGCCGATGGCGACAAGGTCAAGGTCACGCTGCGCTTTCGCGGCCGCGAGATCACGCACCAGGAGCTGGGTCTGGCCCTGCTCAACCGGCTGCGTGACGACCTGGCCGACACCATCCAGGTCGAGCAGTTCCCCAAGCTCGAAGGCCGCCAGATGGTCATGATGATCGCGCCGGCGCGCAAGAAGCCCGGGGCCAAGCCCGCGGCCGAAGGCGCTGCGAGCGCGGCATAA
- a CDS encoding MerR family transcriptional regulator, protein MSSVLPPIPAKRYFTIGEVAQLCGVKPHVLRYWEQEFSQLRPVKRRGNRRYYQHHEVLMIRRIRDLLYDQGFTISGARNRLQELAHSDREVHAADLPVEVEDVEAAPSAQTGTPLDERPCTPLDVAQLRKELEEIRAFLL, encoded by the coding sequence ATGAGCTCTGTGCTGCCTCCCATTCCGGCCAAGCGCTACTTCACCATCGGTGAGGTGGCACAGTTGTGCGGCGTCAAACCCCATGTCCTGCGCTACTGGGAGCAGGAGTTCTCGCAGCTGCGCCCGGTCAAGCGCCGTGGCAATCGCCGCTACTACCAGCACCATGAGGTGCTGATGATCCGGCGCATTCGTGATCTGCTGTACGACCAGGGTTTCACCATCAGCGGCGCACGCAACCGCCTGCAGGAACTGGCGCATTCGGACAGGGAGGTCCACGCGGCAGATCTGCCCGTCGAGGTCGAAGACGTCGAGGCCGCGCCCTCCGCACAGACCGGTACGCCATTGGACGAACGTCCCTGCACACCCCTTGACGTCGCGCAGCTCCGAAAAGAATTGGAAGAAATTCGCGCTTTTCTTCTTTAG
- the rplT gene encoding 50S ribosomal protein L20 translates to MPRVKRGVTARARHKKVLALAKGFRGRRGNVFRVAKQAVMKAGQYAYRDRRNKKRVFRQLWIARINAAARELGLTYSQFTNGLKKAAIEIDRKMLADLAVHDKAAFGSIVEQVKAKLAA, encoded by the coding sequence ATGCCTCGCGTCAAACGTGGTGTAACGGCCCGCGCCCGTCACAAGAAGGTCCTCGCCCTTGCCAAGGGTTTCCGCGGTCGCCGCGGCAACGTCTTCCGCGTTGCCAAGCAGGCGGTGATGAAGGCTGGGCAATACGCCTACCGTGATCGCCGCAACAAGAAACGCGTGTTCCGCCAGCTGTGGATCGCCCGTATCAACGCCGCTGCCCGTGAGCTGGGTCTGACCTACAGCCAGTTCACCAACGGCCTGAAGAAGGCGGCCATCGAGATCGACCGCAAGATGCTGGCCGACCTCGCGGTGCATGACAAGGCTGCCTTCGGCAGCATCGTGGAGCAGGTCAAGGCCAAGCTGGCTGCTTGA
- the thrS gene encoding threonine--tRNA ligase, translated as MLQITLPDGSQREFPGPVTVAEVAASIGSGLAKAALAGKIGDKVVDTSYLIKENSPLSILTAKDAEGLEIIRHSTAHLLAYAVKELFPDAQVTIGPVIENGFYYDFAYKRPFTPEDLAAIEKRMAELAAKDEPVVRRVLPRDEAVEYFKGLGEHYKAEIIASIPTNEEVSLYREGGFEDLCRGPHVPSTGKLKFFKLMKVAGAYWRGDHRNEMLQRVYGTAWASKDDLQNYLRMLEEAEKRDHRRLGRELDLFHIDEHSPGTVFWHPKGWALWQEVEQYMRRVYRDNGYQEVKGPQILDKTLWEKTGHWDKYRENMFTTESEKRDYALKPMNCPGHILIFKQGIKSYRDLPLRYGEFGQCHRNEPTGGLHGIMRVRGFTQDDGHIFCTEDQIQPEVLAFTRLLQKVYADFGYTDIIYKVATRPEARIGSDEIWDKAEAALIHSLEASGCAFEISPGEGAFYGPKIEYTLKDAIGRHWQCGTIQVDFSMPERLDAEYVGEDGNRHRPVMLHRAIVGSLERFIGILIEQHAGALPTWLAPVQVAVLNITDAQADYCREIAATLQKALPHQALRVVTDLRNEKITYKIREHALQKLPYILVAGDKEKAAGAVAVRARGNKDLGVMSIDAFVELIAQDIASKA; from the coding sequence ATGCTTCAGATTACGCTTCCCGATGGCTCGCAACGTGAGTTCCCCGGCCCGGTGACCGTGGCCGAGGTGGCGGCCTCGATCGGCTCGGGCCTGGCCAAGGCGGCTCTGGCCGGCAAGATTGGCGACAAGGTGGTCGATACCAGCTACCTGATCAAGGAAAACAGCCCTCTGTCCATCCTCACCGCCAAGGACGCCGAGGGCCTGGAGATCATTCGCCACTCCACCGCCCACCTGCTGGCCTATGCCGTCAAGGAACTGTTCCCCGACGCGCAGGTGACCATCGGCCCGGTGATCGAGAACGGCTTCTACTACGACTTCGCCTACAAGCGCCCGTTCACCCCCGAGGACCTGGCCGCCATCGAAAAGCGCATGGCGGAACTCGCCGCCAAGGACGAGCCCGTGGTGCGCCGCGTGCTGCCGCGCGATGAGGCGGTCGAGTACTTCAAGGGCCTGGGCGAGCATTACAAGGCCGAGATCATCGCCAGCATCCCGACGAACGAGGAGGTCAGCCTGTACCGCGAGGGCGGCTTCGAGGATCTGTGCCGCGGCCCCCATGTCCCGAGCACCGGCAAGCTGAAATTCTTCAAGCTCATGAAGGTGGCCGGTGCCTATTGGCGCGGCGACCACCGCAACGAGATGCTGCAGCGCGTGTACGGCACGGCCTGGGCCAGCAAGGACGATCTGCAGAACTATCTGCGCATGCTCGAAGAGGCCGAGAAGCGCGACCACCGCAGGCTGGGGCGCGAGCTCGACCTGTTCCACATCGACGAGCATTCGCCCGGTACCGTGTTCTGGCACCCCAAGGGCTGGGCTCTGTGGCAGGAGGTCGAGCAGTACATGCGCCGCGTGTATCGCGACAACGGCTACCAGGAGGTCAAGGGCCCGCAGATCCTGGACAAGACCCTGTGGGAGAAGACCGGCCACTGGGACAAGTACCGCGAAAACATGTTCACGACGGAGTCGGAAAAGCGCGACTATGCCTTGAAGCCCATGAACTGTCCGGGGCACATCCTGATCTTCAAGCAGGGTATCAAGAGCTACCGTGACCTGCCGCTGCGCTACGGTGAGTTCGGCCAATGCCACCGCAACGAGCCCACGGGCGGCCTGCACGGCATCATGCGCGTGCGCGGCTTCACGCAGGACGACGGCCATATCTTCTGCACCGAGGATCAGATCCAGCCCGAGGTGCTGGCCTTCACGCGCCTGCTGCAGAAGGTGTACGCCGACTTCGGCTATACCGACATCATCTACAAGGTGGCCACGCGCCCCGAGGCGCGCATCGGCTCCGACGAGATCTGGGACAAGGCCGAGGCGGCCCTGATCCACAGCCTCGAGGCCTCGGGCTGCGCGTTCGAGATCTCGCCCGGCGAGGGCGCCTTCTACGGCCCGAAGATCGAGTACACGCTCAAGGACGCGATCGGCCGTCACTGGCAGTGCGGCACCATCCAGGTGGACTTCTCCATGCCCGAGCGACTGGACGCCGAATACGTGGGCGAGGACGGCAATCGCCACCGCCCCGTGATGCTGCACCGCGCCATCGTGGGCTCGCTCGAACGTTTCATCGGCATCCTCATCGAGCAGCATGCCGGTGCGCTGCCCACATGGCTTGCGCCCGTGCAGGTGGCGGTGCTCAACATCACCGATGCACAGGCCGACTACTGTCGCGAAATTGCCGCAACGCTGCAAAAAGCGCTGCCGCATCAAGCCCTTAGGGTGGTGACTGATCTGCGCAACGAGAAGATCACGTATAAAATACGCGAGCATGCGCTGCAAAAGCTGCCCTACATCCTCGTCGCGGGCGACAAGGAAAAGGCCGCCGGAGCGGTCGCAGTGCGCGCCCGGGGCAACAAAGACCTGGGTGTGATGTCCATCGACGCCTTTGTCGAACTGATCGCACAGGACATCGCCTCCAAAGCCTGA
- a CDS encoding integration host factor subunit alpha encodes MTLGTEPEAFEFTVDSLETQALTKAQLADLLFEQIGLNKRESKDMVDAFFERIVQSLVAGEDVKLSGFGNFQVRTKAPRPGRNPRTGEAIPIEARRVVTFHASSKLKEQIQGS; translated from the coding sequence ATGACATTGGGTACCGAACCCGAGGCGTTCGAATTCACGGTGGATAGCCTCGAGACGCAGGCCTTGACCAAGGCGCAGCTGGCCGATCTGCTGTTCGAGCAGATCGGGCTGAACAAGCGTGAATCCAAGGACATGGTGGACGCGTTCTTCGAACGCATCGTGCAAAGCCTGGTGGCGGGCGAGGACGTGAAGCTCTCGGGCTTCGGCAACTTCCAGGTGCGCACCAAGGCCCCCAGGCCCGGGCGCAACCCGCGCACGGGCGAGGCCATCCCCATCGAGGCCAGGCGCGTGGTGACCTTTCACGCCAGCAGCAAGCTCAAGGAGCAGATCCAGGGCAGTTGA
- the pheS gene encoding phenylalanine--tRNA ligase subunit alpha: MNELDTLVAGARDLFAQAATPADLENAKAQFLGKSGRLTELMKGMAQLSPEEKKTRGAAINVAKQAIEAALTARRQALADAELERQLKAEALDVTLPGRQRGRGGLHPVSLTLERIEGIFGSMGFDVADGPEIETDWFNFTALNTPEDHPARSMHDTFYVEGGTSEAPHLLRTHTSPMQVRYAVQHVKKYRHLIDAGQAMPEIRVIAPGRTYRVDSDATHSPMFHQCEGLWIGENVSFKDLKVTFTAFCKTFFESDDLVLRFRPSFFPFTEPSAEIDIQFQSGPLAGKWLEVAGSGQVHPNVVRNMGLDPERYIGFAFGMGPDRLTMLRYGVNDLRLFFDGDIRFLSQFQ, encoded by the coding sequence ATGAACGAGTTGGATACCCTGGTGGCGGGCGCCCGCGATTTGTTTGCGCAGGCCGCAACTCCCGCCGATCTGGAGAACGCCAAGGCGCAGTTCCTGGGCAAGTCGGGGCGCCTCACGGAGCTCATGAAGGGCATGGCCCAGCTGTCGCCCGAGGAGAAGAAGACGCGCGGCGCCGCCATCAATGTGGCCAAGCAGGCGATCGAGGCGGCGCTCACGGCACGACGCCAGGCGCTGGCCGATGCCGAGCTCGAGCGCCAACTCAAGGCCGAGGCGCTGGACGTGACCCTGCCCGGGCGCCAGCGCGGACGCGGCGGCCTGCACCCGGTGTCGCTCACGCTCGAGCGCATCGAGGGCATCTTCGGCTCCATGGGTTTTGACGTGGCCGACGGCCCCGAGATCGAGACCGACTGGTTCAACTTCACGGCCCTGAACACGCCCGAGGATCACCCGGCGCGCTCCATGCACGACACCTTCTACGTCGAGGGCGGCACGAGCGAGGCGCCGCACCTGCTGCGCACGCACACCAGCCCCATGCAGGTGCGCTACGCCGTACAGCATGTCAAGAAATACCGCCATCTGATCGACGCCGGCCAGGCCATGCCCGAGATCCGCGTCATTGCCCCGGGCCGCACCTACCGCGTGGACTCGGACGCCACGCACTCGCCCATGTTTCACCAGTGCGAGGGCCTGTGGATCGGCGAGAACGTCAGCTTCAAGGACCTGAAGGTCACCTTCACGGCGTTCTGCAAGACCTTCTTCGAGAGCGACGACCTGGTGCTGCGCTTTCGCCCGAGCTTCTTCCCGTTCACCGAGCCCAGCGCGGAGATCGACATCCAGTTCCAGAGCGGCCCGCTGGCCGGCAAGTGGCTGGAGGTCGCGGGCAGCGGCCAGGTGCACCCCAACGTGGTGCGCAACATGGGGCTGGACCCCGAGCGCTACATCGGCTTTGCCTTCGGCATGGGGCCGGACCGCCTGACCATGCTGCGCTATGGCGTCAATGACCTGCGCCTGTTCTTCGACGGCGACATCCGTTTCCTGTCGCAGTTCCAGTAA
- the rpmI gene encoding 50S ribosomal protein L35 yields the protein MPKMKSKSSAKKRFRVRPGGTVKRGQAFKRHILTKKTTKNKRHLRGIVNVHEGDMGSIAKMLPSAGL from the coding sequence ATGCCCAAAATGAAGTCCAAGAGCAGCGCGAAGAAGCGTTTTCGCGTTCGTCCGGGTGGTACCGTCAAGCGCGGTCAAGCCTTCAAGCGTCACATCCTGACCAAGAAGACCACGAAGAACAAGCGCCACCTGCGTGGCATTGTCAACGTGCACGAAGGTGACATGGGTTCCATCGCCAAGATGCTGCCCAGCGCCGGCCTGTAA